Genomic DNA from Peribacillus sp. FSL H8-0477:
ATGCTGCAAGTATTCAAGTTCAACCAGATGATGTACGAAAGCTCGACCCAGCATTTATCCTTTTAGCTTGGGTCGGCATTCCTACAAGCAAAGTTAATCCTGAACTCGTAAAAAAAAGACCTGGCTGGAAGGATATGAGCGCTGTTCAGCAAGAACAACTGCGTCTTTTAGAAGAACCATTATATTGCCGACCCTCGCCGCGCCTTCTTGATGGATTAGAGAAATTAGCCTTACTTCTGCATCCTGAACATTTTCAGCATCTTACCGCTAAATAAAGAGACGGTCGAACTTTTTTCGACCGTCTCTTTTACTAGTTATTCTTTTTTTGTTTTTCCAACAATCTGTTCTCGAAAAACTTGCAGATTTTTATCTTCATTAAGAACTTCCAACTGTTTTTCTGTTAAAGAACCTTTTCCCTTTTCGATAATGTATACATCCAGGGTCTTTTTCCCCCAGTCCGAATATACATCAGCGACGGTATTGTAATACAAATCAAGTTCATCACCATTGATTGCTCCGCCTTTATCCGCGACTACTCCGTACCCATAACCAGGAATCCAAAGAATGGTCCCTAATGGGAAGACATTTAAATCTGCAGCGACTGTAGAATACAAATCCCTTTTTACCTTAACTCCTGAATAGGTAATCCCGTATGTAGGACTTTCTGGATATTTGCCAGTTGATTCGTATCCTGCGGTATAGCCTGTTGCTGTCACAGTATGTACTGGATATTGTGTAAAATCGATTTCATCCTCTATAGATGGTTGAATTTCTGCTGCTTGAGCTTTCAAACCGTGCCCTAAAAACGTTTTCTTAATTGACTCTAGACCTATATGATGAGTCTTTTTATTATCCAGAGATAAGAACTTTGTTGATTCCTCTGTTTGATTAATTTGAGCGTCGACCCCTGTTACCTGCCAGAAGGTCGTATAGAATGCTGTTATAAATAACAAGCTTACAGCTATTCTTTTAATCCCGATTTTCATTTTTTCCATATAGTAATTCCACTCCCTTATCATCATATTTCTTTCCCGAAAAACGATGAAGTATGCAGGATTCGTGGAATTTGTGTAAAGATTGGTTCTTTTGGATTAGCAAAAAACAGGCAGCCCTGATTCGGCTGCCTGCTTGATTTTAAAACATTTGATACCCTTGTTTTCTCAAAATTTTAATGACAACACCAGCTAAGATAGCTCCAGCTAGACCACTGGAAAGAATGGTAATGTCAGCAACTGCAAGATTTGAAAATTTAGTACCAAGTGTACTAAATACTCTGCCGGGAGCTCTGAAGTAGTCAATCATTTTCTCACCATTTACGATAAAGATCGTTACAAGAGGGAAAATAATTACCATGACCCAAGAGGACCGGAACAGCATATTTAATAAAAAACCGATTCCAAAAAAGAGCAGAAAAAATAGAACAACAGATATAATTAAAACAGGCAACGCCATAGTCAAAGACCCTCCTCAAGAAGCATCACTCTCAGTTTACTCAATGAAAAGGGACACGTCAATTCCTCAGATAGATAAAAATGGAATCAATGATTACGATGTTTTTCTAATTTTCACCTTTTAAAAAAGACAGTCAGGATTTTTCCCCTGTTTTTCCGCTGCCATCACAACCGTTGCAAGTTTCCGATCCGCCAAGTAATAATTGAAAATAGCCCTGCCCAGAACAATATTCACAAGTATTTCCCTTTCCTTTCATTATCAACATCTCCTTATAAATAATCTTAATTTTCTGATATCTTATCAAATATAACGATATAAGGAAAATCTCAAAAGGAACGAAAAACCTTTTATGTAACCGCATACAGTTATGATTTTCTGCTGTTTTCTCTCTATTTCTTAAATTAACTGAATATTTAAAAAGCTGTATAGGAAAATTCCTAACAGCTTGGTGTTTTAGAGAATATTAAATTTCCCTTTCTTTAATACGGTACTTGTGCCGCCAATAGAGAAAAGTGCGCGATTATCAATCACCTTTTTCATTACTGAAGCAGGTTTTCCTTTTAATTTTTTCCCATAGACGATACCAATTGCATCACGTTCCCCAAGCGAGCATACGGTGCCTTTAATATCAGGCTTAAACGCAGTCAAATTCGTTTCTTGACGTAATAATGCCAGTAGATTATTGGTTACCACATCTGCTTGCTGCAGCGCGATTTGAGCTGTTGGAGGATATGGCCGATTAATCTCCTCATTAATAATTAGGGAACAGTCTCCAATGATGAAAATATTCTCGTGTCCTGGAGCCCGTAAATCTGGGTCCACCTTCACTCGGCACCTATTCGCTTCAAAGCCTGATTCTTCAATTACGGAGCTTCCGCGAATTCCAGCCGCCCAAATCACTGTACCTGCTTTAATTTCTTGTGTCTCTTCTTCACCAATACCTACTATAATGCCTTCTGGATCAGCACCTTTTATAGGTGTTCCAATCTTAAATTCAACCCCTCTTTTCTCCAGATGGGCTACTGCATAATCAACCAATTCGGGATCAAAACCAGGAAGTACCGCTTTTGCTGCCTCTACACAATAAACCTTCACCTTATTTTGATCAATTTCATATGTTTTACATAACTGCGGTATGCGATTGACCAGTTCACCTAGGAATTCTATCCCTGTGAAACCTGCACCGCCGACTATGATTGTTAAGCGTTCTTCCTTTTTTATAGCTTCATTTTGATACGTTGAAAATTGACTTTCAATATGCTCGCGTATACGTTTAGCTGCATCTACACTCGTAATCGAATACGCATATTCCTTCAAGCCCTTTATGCCAAAGGTTTCTGACTCACCGCCGAGTGCTATAACTAAATAATCATAAGAAACCTCACCGATATCGGTCATTACTTTTTTTTCTGCGGTGGCTATTCTTGTAACGGATGCTTGAATAAAGGCCACCTTTTTAACATCAATTACAGATTTAACTGGGTAGGTAACCTGGTCGTCCCGTAGTGTACCCGCTGCGGCTTCATGAAGCCAAGTCGTTTCATAATGGTAGTTATTTTTGTTAATCAGTACAATTTCTACTTCTTCTGTACGTATTTTTTTTTGCAAGCGTACGGTAGTCATTAATCCACCGTATCCTGCCCCAAGAATAACGATTTTAGTTTTCAAGAATATCACTTCTGCCTTTCCTTTTACGATTATGTTTTATTGTTTCCATATTCTTTATTATTAACAATTCATTTTTTGGGATTCTTGTTTTTTTATCTTCTGAGGTTTTCTGTTCATTCCTGATTTTCCTTGTTTATTAAGAGAGAGGGGTCAGAATTAGGGGCAAACTAAGCGTAATAAGTTTCTGAATATAGAGGTTTTTGCGTTTCGTTCTTGATTATATATGATAAGATAGAAAAATAAATTTCGTATTTTTATCGGAGGGATTTTGCTTGGAAGAGAATGAAAAAGTATATGATATAACAATTATCGGAGGCGGCCCTATTGGTTTATTTACCGCTTTTTATGGCGGTATGAGACAGGCGTCTGTGAAAATTATAGAAAGTCTGCCACAGCTGGGCGGGCAATTATCCGCCTTATATCCAGAAAAATACATTTACGACGTTGCAGGCTTTCCAAAAGTACGGGCACAGGAGCTTGTCGATAATTTAAAGCAGCAAATGTCTAAATTTGAACCAACTGTGGTACTTGAAGAGGCTGTTCAAACCGTTGAAAAACAAGCTGATGGTGTGTTTAAGATAACAACTAATGGTGGTACACATTTTACAAAAGCCATTATTATCACAGCTGGGAACGGAGCGTTCCAACCACGCAGAATTGAATTGGAAGAAGCGGCTAAATACGAAGGGAAAAACCTTCATTACTTCATCGATGATTTAAATCATTTTGCCGGCAAAAAAGTGGTGATATTCGGTGGAGGAGATTCCGCAGTTGATTGGGCGCTTATGCTTGAACCCATCGCTGAAAAAGTAACAATCGTTCATCGTCGAGATAAATTCAGAGCACACGAACATAGTGTTGAGAATTTAAAAAAATCAAATGTTGAAATTAAAACCCCATTTATCCCTGCTGAATTCCTTGGTAACGACGAAGCCATTACACAAGTGGTCGTGCAGGGTGCAAATGGTGAAGATAAGGAAGTCATCGATGTCGATGCAGTCATCGGGAATTACGGTTTTGTATCCTCTCTTGGACCAATTAAAGATTGGGGATTCGAACTTCAAAAAAATACAATTGTTGTGAACTCAAAAATGGAAACGAGTATTCCAGGCATCTACG
This window encodes:
- a CDS encoding 3D domain-containing protein produces the protein MEKMKIGIKRIAVSLLFITAFYTTFWQVTGVDAQINQTEESTKFLSLDNKKTHHIGLESIKKTFLGHGLKAQAAEIQPSIEDEIDFTQYPVHTVTATGYTAGYESTGKYPESPTYGITYSGVKVKRDLYSTVAADLNVFPLGTILWIPGYGYGVVADKGGAINGDELDLYYNTVADVYSDWGKKTLDVYIIEKGKGSLTEKQLEVLNEDKNLQVFREQIVGKTKKE
- a CDS encoding YuiB family protein, with the protein product MALPVLIISVVLFFLLFFGIGFLLNMLFRSSWVMVIIFPLVTIFIVNGEKMIDYFRAPGRVFSTLGTKFSNLAVADITILSSGLAGAILAGVVIKILRKQGYQMF
- a CDS encoding YuiA family protein, whose translation is MLIMKGKGNTCEYCSGQGYFQLLLGGSETCNGCDGSGKTGEKS
- a CDS encoding NAD(P)/FAD-dependent oxidoreductase, producing the protein MIFLKTKIVILGAGYGGLMTTVRLQKKIRTEEVEIVLINKNNYHYETTWLHEAAAGTLRDDQVTYPVKSVIDVKKVAFIQASVTRIATAEKKVMTDIGEVSYDYLVIALGGESETFGIKGLKEYAYSITSVDAAKRIREHIESQFSTYQNEAIKKEERLTIIVGGAGFTGIEFLGELVNRIPQLCKTYEIDQNKVKVYCVEAAKAVLPGFDPELVDYAVAHLEKRGVEFKIGTPIKGADPEGIIVGIGEEETQEIKAGTVIWAAGIRGSSVIEESGFEANRCRVKVDPDLRAPGHENIFIIGDCSLIINEEINRPYPPTAQIALQQADVVTNNLLALLRQETNLTAFKPDIKGTVCSLGERDAIGIVYGKKLKGKPASVMKKVIDNRALFSIGGTSTVLKKGKFNIL
- a CDS encoding NAD(P)/FAD-dependent oxidoreductase codes for the protein MEENEKVYDITIIGGGPIGLFTAFYGGMRQASVKIIESLPQLGGQLSALYPEKYIYDVAGFPKVRAQELVDNLKQQMSKFEPTVVLEEAVQTVEKQADGVFKITTNGGTHFTKAIIITAGNGAFQPRRIELEEAAKYEGKNLHYFIDDLNHFAGKKVVIFGGGDSAVDWALMLEPIAEKVTIVHRRDKFRAHEHSVENLKKSNVEIKTPFIPAEFLGNDEAITQVVVQGANGEDKEVIDVDAVIGNYGFVSSLGPIKDWGFELQKNTIVVNSKMETSIPGIYAAGDICTYDGKVKLIASGFGEAPTAVNNAKQYIDPKARIQPMHSTSMF